In a genomic window of Helianthus annuus cultivar XRQ/B chromosome 10, HanXRQr2.0-SUNRISE, whole genome shotgun sequence:
- the LOC110882553 gene encoding uncharacterized protein LOC110882553: MACANNDIAVLQSSNLLDDVIDGVAPDTSFYANDVQYKYGYYLTDDIYPEWATFMKTLPCPNDEKRMYFKKKQESTIKDIDRAFGVLKKRWSIIAQPSMILEKSKMRNVMYMCIILHNMILEDSGRAFCGESYVESNQPTNPLLTYAEKEVIQARIRDRNTHHNLRADLTGHLWFYREDVNKEETTKTTSNDDDGFKQLHAS, from the exons ATGGCCTGTGCGAACAATGACATCGCAGTTTTACAATCTTCGAATCTTTTAGACGATGTCATAGATGGTGTTGCACCAGATACTTCATTCTATGCAAACGACGTGCAGTATAAGTATGGGTACTATCTCACAGACGATATTTATCCGGAGTGGGCGACGTTTATGAAAACTCTTCCGTGTCCAAATGACGAGAAAAGAATGTATTTCAAGAAGAAACAAGAGTCAACAATAAAAGATATCGATCGGGCTTTCGGTGTGTTAAAAAAGAGATGGTCTATCATTGCCCAGCCGTCGATGATACTTGAAAAAAGTAAAATGAGAAACGTCATGTATATGTGCATTATCTTGCATAACATGATATTGGAGGACTCAGGCAGAGCGTTTTGTGGAGAAAGTTATGTTGAAAGTAACCAACCGACGAACCCACTACTCACATACGCTGAAAAAGAAGTTATCCAAGCAAGGATACGTGATAGGAACACACACCATAACCTTCGAGCTGATCTGACCGGGCACCTATGGTTTTATCGTGAAGACGTGAACAAGGAGGAGACGACGAAGACGACGA gtaatgatgatgacggGTTTAAACAATTGCATGCAAGTTGA